From Daphnia pulicaria isolate SC F1-1A chromosome 11, SC_F0-13Bv2, whole genome shotgun sequence, the proteins below share one genomic window:
- the LOC124315337 gene encoding runt-related transcription factor 2-like isoform X1, with translation MTSLAAGVSGANRPASSSSAGCGSSSSAVPPSQQGMSLPGIGGELVRTGSPCVLCSSLPTHWRSNKTLPAAFRVVCLGSIDDGTLVTVRAGNDENWSAELRNGTAVMKNHVAKFNDLRFIGRSGRGKSFTLTITVNSSPPQVATYTKAIKVTVDGPREPRSKTPGHSPFIPLSLASRFIGNTFDTLNLKISQPAGCRGFGPPIDFNLSSSAWGAYRALGQTNLPMNWGSLTGVNVNPLLHPSVWDSLNPHRSIGPGHGESSVGGTNGLRVNEMNRRGPLESKAGDVVEVQRNGTDNPATSSSTTSASAASTLPSSSLMSNLPHHNAQFLLANPWLHTSLLYSQLYSQRVHHHHPPPPQPQPANNLSVEPESGSDNQADQPDHVVSLPCKFSAHHHQRSPAPATPKSNVSSPASSTTTTTTKDNTREKAEVDNKRSEVWRPY, from the exons ATGACGTCGTTGGCTGCTGGCGTCAGTGGTGCTAATAGGCCAGCGTCTTCGAGTTCGGCCGGCTGCGGATCTTCCTCGTCAGCCGTTCCGCCGTCGCAGCAGGGGATGAGTTTGCCCGGAATCGGCGGTGAGTTGGTGCGCACCGGAAGCCCCTGCGTTCTGTGCTCATCACTTCCGACACATTGGCGCTCCAACAAGACGCTTCCGGCGGCCTTTCGCGTCGTCTGCCTGGGCAGCATCGACGACGGAACGCTCGTCACAGTCCGGGCCGGCAACGACGAGAACTGGAGCGCCGAACTCCGCAACGGGACGGCCGTCATGAAAAATCATGTGGCCAAATTCAACGACCTCCGCTTCATCGGCAGATCCGGAAGAG GAAAAAGTTTCACGCTGACCATCACCGTCAATTCGTCACCACCTCAAGTGGCCACCTACACCAAGGCCATCAAAGTCACCGTCGACGGACCGCGGGAGCCCCGGAGTAAAACAC CAGGTCATTCGCCGTTTATACCGCTTAGCCTGGCCTCCCGTTTCATCGGCAACACCTTCGACACtctcaatttaaaaatcagcCAACCCGCAGGTTGCAGAG GTTTCGGTCCACCGATCGACTTCAATTTGAGCAGTTCGGCTTGGGGGGCCTATCGCGCCCTGGGACAGACAAATCTTCCAATGAACTGGGGTTCTTTGACCGGCGTCAATGTTAATCCGCTTCTTCATCCGTCTGTCTGGGATTCGCTCAATCCGCACCGCTCCATCGGCCCAG GTCATGGCGAATCGAGTGTGGGTGGGACGAACGGTTTACGGGTCAACGAAATGAATCGACGTGGTCCCCTGGAATCGAAAGCCGGCGACGTCGTCGAGGTCCAGCGCAACGGAACGGACAATCcggcgacgtcgtcgtcgacaaCCTCGGCGTCTGCGGCATCGACGCTTCCGTCTTCATCTCTCATGTCCAACCTGCCGCACCACAACGCTCAATTCCTGCTGGCCAACCCGTGGTTGCACACGTCACTGCTCTACTCGCAGCTCTACAGCCAACGCgttcaccaccaccatccgCCACCACCGCAGCCGCAACCGGCCAACAACTTGAGCGTCGAACCAGAGTCCGGATCGGATAATCAGGCCGATCAGCCGGATCATGTCGTGTCGCTGCCCTGTAAGTTTAgtgcccaccaccaccagcgctCGCCAGCGCCGGCCACTCCCAAGAGCAACGTTTCATCGCCCGCCtcttcgacgacgacgaccacgaCGAAAGACAACACGCGGGAAAAGGCGGAGGTCGATAACAAACGCTCAGAAGTCTGGCGGCCCTATTGa
- the LOC124315337 gene encoding runt-related transcription factor 2-like isoform X2 yields the protein MTSLAAGVSGANRPASSSSAGCGSSSSAVPPSQQGMSLPGIGGELVRTGSPCVLCSSLPTHWRSNKTLPAAFRVVCLGSIDDGTLVTVRAGNDENWSAELRNGTAVMKNHVAKFNDLRFIGRSGRGKSFTLTITVNSSPPQVATYTKAIKVTVDGPREPRSKTRHSPFIPLSLASRFIGNTFDTLNLKISQPAGCRGFGPPIDFNLSSSAWGAYRALGQTNLPMNWGSLTGVNVNPLLHPSVWDSLNPHRSIGPGHGESSVGGTNGLRVNEMNRRGPLESKAGDVVEVQRNGTDNPATSSSTTSASAASTLPSSSLMSNLPHHNAQFLLANPWLHTSLLYSQLYSQRVHHHHPPPPQPQPANNLSVEPESGSDNQADQPDHVVSLPCKFSAHHHQRSPAPATPKSNVSSPASSTTTTTTKDNTREKAEVDNKRSEVWRPY from the exons ATGACGTCGTTGGCTGCTGGCGTCAGTGGTGCTAATAGGCCAGCGTCTTCGAGTTCGGCCGGCTGCGGATCTTCCTCGTCAGCCGTTCCGCCGTCGCAGCAGGGGATGAGTTTGCCCGGAATCGGCGGTGAGTTGGTGCGCACCGGAAGCCCCTGCGTTCTGTGCTCATCACTTCCGACACATTGGCGCTCCAACAAGACGCTTCCGGCGGCCTTTCGCGTCGTCTGCCTGGGCAGCATCGACGACGGAACGCTCGTCACAGTCCGGGCCGGCAACGACGAGAACTGGAGCGCCGAACTCCGCAACGGGACGGCCGTCATGAAAAATCATGTGGCCAAATTCAACGACCTCCGCTTCATCGGCAGATCCGGAAGAG GAAAAAGTTTCACGCTGACCATCACCGTCAATTCGTCACCACCTCAAGTGGCCACCTACACCAAGGCCATCAAAGTCACCGTCGACGGACCGCGGGAGCCCCGGAGTAAAACAC GTCATTCGCCGTTTATACCGCTTAGCCTGGCCTCCCGTTTCATCGGCAACACCTTCGACACtctcaatttaaaaatcagcCAACCCGCAGGTTGCAGAG GTTTCGGTCCACCGATCGACTTCAATTTGAGCAGTTCGGCTTGGGGGGCCTATCGCGCCCTGGGACAGACAAATCTTCCAATGAACTGGGGTTCTTTGACCGGCGTCAATGTTAATCCGCTTCTTCATCCGTCTGTCTGGGATTCGCTCAATCCGCACCGCTCCATCGGCCCAG GTCATGGCGAATCGAGTGTGGGTGGGACGAACGGTTTACGGGTCAACGAAATGAATCGACGTGGTCCCCTGGAATCGAAAGCCGGCGACGTCGTCGAGGTCCAGCGCAACGGAACGGACAATCcggcgacgtcgtcgtcgacaaCCTCGGCGTCTGCGGCATCGACGCTTCCGTCTTCATCTCTCATGTCCAACCTGCCGCACCACAACGCTCAATTCCTGCTGGCCAACCCGTGGTTGCACACGTCACTGCTCTACTCGCAGCTCTACAGCCAACGCgttcaccaccaccatccgCCACCACCGCAGCCGCAACCGGCCAACAACTTGAGCGTCGAACCAGAGTCCGGATCGGATAATCAGGCCGATCAGCCGGATCATGTCGTGTCGCTGCCCTGTAAGTTTAgtgcccaccaccaccagcgctCGCCAGCGCCGGCCACTCCCAAGAGCAACGTTTCATCGCCCGCCtcttcgacgacgacgaccacgaCGAAAGACAACACGCGGGAAAAGGCGGAGGTCGATAACAAACGCTCAGAAGTCTGGCGGCCCTATTGa
- the LOC124315652 gene encoding DNA-directed RNA polymerases I, II, and III subunit RPABC3-like: MAGVLFEDIFDVKDIDPEGKKFDRVSRLHCESESFKMDLILDINSWLFPMDLGDKFRLVLATTLREDGCSDAGEWAPQDLGIPSRADSFEYVMFGKVYRIEGDEGSTEPSSRLSAYASFGGLLMRLQGDANNLHGFEVDAQIYLLIKKLAF, encoded by the exons ATGGCCGGTGTTTTATTTGAAGATATTTTCGATGTTAAAGACATTGATCCAGAAGGAAAGAAATTTGACAGAG TGAGTCGACTCCACTGCGAGAGTGAGTCATTCAAGATGGATTTGATTCTCGACATCAATTCGTGGCTGTTTCCAATGGATTTAG gCGATAAATTCCGGTTGGTTTTAGCCACAACGTTGCGTGAGGATGGATGCTCCGATGCGGGTGAATGGGCCCCGCAAGATTTGGGCATCCCGTCCCGTGCCGATTCGTTCGAGTACGTCATGTTTGGCAAAGTCTATCGCATTGAAGGCGATGAAGGATCGACCGAGCCGTCATCTCGATT ATCTGCCTATGCATCGTTTGGAGGATTGCTGATGCGTTTGCAGGGAGATGCCAACAATCTTCACGGATTCGAAGTCGATGCGCAGATCTACCTGTTGATTAAGAAACTTGCATTTTAG
- the LOC124315557 gene encoding electron transfer flavoprotein subunit beta-like → MSLRILVGVKRVIDYAVKIRVKPDKSGVITEGVKHSMNPFDEIAIEEAVRMKEKKIAKEIVAFSCGPAQCQETLRTALAMGADRGIHVEVAGPQFDTLQPLHISKMLAQLAKDEQIDLIILGKQAIDDDCNQTAQMTAALLDWPQATSASKIEAKDGSLQVVREIDGGLETIKVKLPTVVSADLRLNEPRYATLPNIMKAKKKPIKKLTPKDLGVDVSPRIEVVTVEEPPVRLAGAKVENVDMMVEKLKALGHA, encoded by the exons ATGTCTCTTCGAATCCTGGTCGGCGTTAAACGTGTTATCGACTATGCTGTCAAg ATCCGAGTCAAGCCCGACAAATCGGGAGTCATTACGGAGGGAGTGAAGCACTCAATGAACCCCTTCGACGAGATTGCCATTGAAGAAGCTGTAcgtatgaaagaaaagaagatagcCAAAGAAATTGTGGCTTTCTCCTGTGGTCCAGCTCAGTGCCAG GAAACACTGAGGACTGCTCTTGCCATGGGCGCAGATAGAGGCATACATGTAGAGGTTGCAGGACCACAGTTTGATACTCTGCAACCATTGCACATTTCCAAGATGTTGGCCCAACTCGCAAAAGATGAACAGATTGACCTAATTATTCTTGGAAAACAG GCCATTGATGATGACTGCAATCAAACAGCCCAGATGACAGCTGCTCTTCTAGATTGGCCTCAAGCCACTTCTGCTTCCAAG ATTGAAGCCAAGGATGGCAGCTTGCAGGTGGTACGTGAGATCGACGGGGGGCTCGAGACAATTAAGGTGAAATTACCAACTGTCGTCAGCGCCGACTTGCGTCTGAATGAGCCTCGCTACGCAACTCTCCCCAACATCATG aaagcCAAGAAGAAGCCCATTAAGAAACTGACGCCTAAGGATTTAGGCGTCGACGTCAGCCCAAGAATTGAAGTAGTCACGGTCGAGGAACCACCCGTGCGGCTTGCAGGTGCCAAGGTCGAGAACGTCGACATGATGGTGGAAAAACTCAAAGCCCTCGGCCATGCTTAA
- the LOC124315452 gene encoding persulfide dioxygenase ETHE1, mitochondrial-like: protein MLLSREEQSTFKSDVYVHFQNQGSPSLLVECNSNQRIPMSIFSSALRFSGRNVRISRQISSCLSVSNQVLNLSKPAISAHVSNEKSMLTHGFSKGFSTHIERQPHSGDFFLRQLFDRESCTYTYLLADAYSKDAVLIDPVIELIERDLEVVKELELNIRYALSTHMHSDHSTAALKLKKYLPSCKTVISAASGAIADTLVRHGDIIHFGRHQLEVRATPGHTNCCVTYVCHEEGVAFTGDTLLIRGCGRTDFDQGDPETLYNSIYNQIFSLPNMLRLYPGHDYRGRTVTSVLEEKRYNPRLTKSREEFIQIMKTLNFAHATDNQMEHSLPESFK, encoded by the exons ATGTTATTGTCTCGCGAGGAACAATCAACCTTCAAATCCGACGTCTACGtgcattttcaaaatcaagG TTCGCCTTCACTTCTGGTCGAGTGTAACTCAAACCAGCGTATTCCAATGTCGATCTTCAGTTCGGCTCTCCGATTCTCTGGGAGGAATGTTCGCATCAGCAGGCAAATATCATCTTGCCTAAGTGTGTCGAACCAGGTTTTAAATTTGAGCAAACCAGCTATTTCTGCCCATGTGTCAAATGAGAAATCCATGCTGACACATGGATTTAGCAAAGGTTTCAGCACCCACATTGAAAGGCAACCTCATTCCGGAGACTTCTTCCTTCGACAG TTGTTTGATAGAGAAAGCTGTACATACACATACCTGCTTGCTGACGCCTACTCAAAAGATGCAGTACTCATTGATCCTGTCATCGAGCTTATTGAAAGGGACCTAGAGGTGGTCAAAGAATTGGAACTCAACATCAGATATGCTt TGAGTACTCATATGCATTCTGATCATTCCACAGCTGCCCTAAAGCTAAAAAAGTACCTTCCGTCGTGCAAAACTGTCATTTCTGCAGCTAGCGGAGCAATCGCCGATACTTTGGTTCGCCATGGCGATATCATCCACTTTGGTCGACATCAGCTCGAAGTACGAGCAACACCCGGCCATACCAACT GTTGCGTAACATACGTGTGTCATGAAGAAGGAGTCGCTTTCACAGGCGACACTTTGCTAATTAGAGGATGTGGTCGGACTGATTTCGATCAAGGCGATCCTGAAACTTTGTACAACTCAATCTATAACCAAATTTTCTCATTACCAAACATGCTCCGCCTTTATCCTGGACACGACTATCGGG GCAGAACAGTGACGTCTGTTTTGGAGGAGAAACGCTACAACCCCCGATTGACTAAGAGTAGAGAAGAATTCATTCAAATCATGAAAACATTAAATTTCGCCCACGCTACTGATAACCAAATGG AACATTCTTTGCCGGAAAGTTTCAAGTAG